One part of the Desulfuromonadaceae bacterium genome encodes these proteins:
- a CDS encoding sigma-54 dependent transcriptional regulator yields the protein MTQDKQNFQLLVVDDDSSLREFLTIMLEREGYQVTAAPDALTALKVLRSGSFDLILSDIKMPGMSGIELLDVVTAEAPETIVVMMTAFSSTEDAVDAMKRGAYDYIVKPCDNDELRLVISNALERKALKQENVRLKKELHKLQSFSGLVGKSKAMLAVYDLIDKVADNRVSVLITGESGTGKEIVARTIHQQSSRKNNPFIAVNCGAIPENLLESELFGYEKGAFTGAERQKPGLMEEAQGGTLFLDEIGELPQLMQVKLLRVLQESEVRRVGGSRSVKLDFRLLTATNKNLTDEVAAGRFREDLYYRLNVIELRLPPLRDKKEDIPQLIKYFCARRNTEDVVVAEDALRCLTAYHWPGNVRELENVVERCLVLGQTNVIEKSCLPVELVSPCASLEVAVQLPADRFDLDAYLLKVEKSLLLAALQETGGVRKKAAARLGMTFRSIRYRLAKFDLDREEEAE from the coding sequence ATGACTCAGGATAAACAAAATTTTCAACTGCTGGTTGTCGATGACGACTCCAGTCTCAGAGAATTTTTGACCATCATGCTCGAGCGCGAAGGCTATCAGGTGACGGCTGCACCCGACGCACTAACCGCGTTGAAGGTGCTGCGCTCCGGCAGCTTCGATTTGATTCTCAGTGACATCAAGATGCCGGGGATGAGTGGCATTGAACTGCTCGATGTGGTCACAGCTGAAGCTCCGGAGACGATCGTGGTGATGATGACTGCTTTTTCCTCGACCGAAGACGCCGTTGATGCGATGAAGCGTGGCGCCTATGACTACATCGTCAAACCGTGCGATAACGATGAATTGCGTCTGGTCATCAGCAACGCTCTCGAACGTAAAGCCCTCAAACAGGAGAATGTGCGGCTCAAAAAAGAGTTGCACAAACTCCAGTCGTTTTCCGGCCTGGTCGGCAAAAGCAAGGCGATGCTTGCGGTTTACGATCTGATTGACAAGGTAGCCGACAACCGGGTGTCAGTGCTGATCACCGGCGAGAGCGGCACCGGCAAAGAAATCGTTGCCCGGACCATACACCAGCAGAGTTCGCGAAAAAATAACCCGTTCATTGCCGTGAACTGTGGCGCGATCCCTGAAAATTTACTCGAAAGTGAACTGTTCGGCTACGAAAAAGGCGCGTTTACCGGTGCCGAGCGGCAGAAACCCGGGTTGATGGAAGAGGCTCAAGGCGGCACGCTGTTCCTTGACGAAATCGGCGAACTGCCGCAACTGATGCAGGTCAAACTGTTGCGCGTGTTGCAAGAGAGCGAGGTTCGCCGGGTCGGTGGCAGCCGCTCGGTCAAGCTCGATTTCCGTTTATTGACCGCCACCAACAAGAACCTGACCGATGAGGTTGCCGCCGGACGTTTTCGTGAAGATCTTTATTATCGGCTCAATGTCATTGAGCTGCGCCTGCCCCCGTTAAGAGATAAAAAAGAGGATATTCCACAACTGATCAAATATTTTTGCGCGCGCAGAAACACTGAGGATGTCGTCGTCGCAGAGGACGCCTTGCGCTGCCTGACCGCTTATCATTGGCCGGGGAATGTCCGTGAGCTGGAAAATGTGGTTGAGCGCTGCCTGGTATTGGGGCAAACGAACGTTATCGAGAAAAGCTGCCTGCCGGTCGAGTTAGTAAGCCCCTGTGCATCTTTGGAGGTGGCGGTCCAGTTGCCTGCCGACCGCTTTGATCTCGACGCCTACTTGCTCAAGGTTGAAAAATCGTTACTTCTCGCCGCGTTGCAGGAAACAGGAGGGGTCAGAAAAAAAGCCGCCGCACGCCTCGGCATGACCTTTCGCTCGATCCGTTACCGACTGGCCAAGTTTGATCTGGATCGGGAAGAGGAGGCGGAGTGA
- a CDS encoding prepilin-type N-terminal cleavage/methylation domain-containing protein, translating into MLKKFRKNEKGFTLIELLIVVAIIGILAAIAIPQFASYRQKAFNSAAQSDLKTIKTTVEGYYTDQYYYPY; encoded by the coding sequence ATGTTGAAAAAGTTCAGAAAGAATGAAAAGGGTTTTACCCTGATCGAGCTGCTGATCGTTGTCGCGATCATCGGTATCCTCGCGGCGATTGCCATCCCGCAGTTCGCATCCTACCGGCAGAAAGCGTTCAACTCGGCTGCCCAGAGTGACCTGAAGACGATCAAGACCACGGTCGAAGGTTACTACACCGATCAGTACTACTACCCCTACTGA